The Sulfitobacter sp. SK011 genome has a window encoding:
- a CDS encoding crotonase/enoyl-CoA hydratase family protein, which yields MSNGALKIDIDGAVATLTMNRPDKRNAMNDQLLAEIDSFFANPPKDVRVAILVGSGGHYCAGLDLSEHQARDAEGTLHHSRGWQAVMDRIQLSGLPVVSALFGAVIGGGLELATATHVRIAEPDCIFQLPEGRRGIFVGGGATVRVGRILGADRMIEMMLTGRKHGTEDAVALGLAHYAVGAGEALPMARKIAAQIAGNAPLANYMMIQAIGRIEDMSRADGFFTESLCAALAQTSPDALEGLAAFLEKRPPTFR from the coding sequence ATGTCTAACGGCGCATTGAAAATTGACATTGATGGTGCGGTTGCCACGCTGACCATGAACCGGCCTGACAAACGCAACGCGATGAACGATCAGTTGCTGGCTGAGATTGATTCATTTTTTGCCAATCCGCCAAAGGACGTTCGCGTTGCTATACTGGTGGGGTCCGGTGGGCATTACTGCGCCGGGCTGGACCTGAGCGAGCATCAGGCCCGCGATGCGGAAGGGACGCTGCATCATTCGCGGGGTTGGCAGGCGGTCATGGACCGCATTCAATTGTCTGGACTGCCTGTGGTTTCGGCTCTGTTCGGCGCGGTGATCGGTGGTGGGCTTGAACTGGCCACAGCGACCCATGTGCGCATTGCCGAACCTGACTGCATCTTTCAGTTGCCCGAGGGGCGGCGTGGGATATTTGTGGGCGGGGGTGCCACGGTGCGGGTGGGGCGCATCCTTGGCGCGGACCGGATGATCGAGATGATGTTGACCGGTCGCAAGCATGGCACCGAAGATGCGGTTGCCTTGGGGCTGGCTCATTACGCGGTTGGTGCAGGCGAAGCGCTGCCGATGGCACGCAAGATTGCAGCACAGATTGCAGGCAATGCGCCTTTGGCCAATTACATGATGATCCAGGCGATTGGCCGCATTGAAGACATGTCCCGCGCCGACGGGTTTTTCACCGAGAGCCTTTGTGCCGCTCTGGCGCAGACCAGCCCGGATGCACTGGAAGGTCTGGCGGCGTTTCTGGAAAAGCGGCCACCCACCTTCAGGTAA
- a CDS encoding TRAP transporter large permease: MSNLELGFWSFPILLIMVFLRAPIGLAMLLCGFGGWFMAMGGNPTPLLAKMKSETYTTFSSYSLSIIPMFLLMGQFATLSGMSQALFKAAESFLGHRRGGVAMAAVGACAGFGAICGSSLATAATMSKVALPELKRYGYSGGFSTATLAAGGTLGILIPPSVILVIYAILTEQNIAKLFLAAFIPGILAAIGYIITISIYVRLNPKSAGTRPAVPMGERFKALANTWPVLVIFFIVVGGIYLGWFTPTEGSAIGAAGTGLVALVSGSLNWSILRDSLLGTARTTAMIFFIVLGAAFYNGFLALSGVPQFMADWVVTQGFSPLLVMSMILIFYLIFGCLMDSLSMILLTVPIFFPVISAMDFGMTPEHLAIWFGILVLIVVEVGLITPPVGMNLFIINSMDRQTPMTETYKAVMWFVGSDIVRVIILVLFPAITLFLLPE, from the coding sequence ATGAGCAATCTTGAACTGGGCTTCTGGTCGTTCCCCATTCTGCTGATCATGGTGTTTTTGCGTGCGCCGATCGGGCTGGCGATGCTGCTGTGTGGTTTTGGTGGCTGGTTTATGGCGATGGGTGGCAATCCGACCCCGCTGTTGGCGAAGATGAAGTCAGAGACTTACACGACCTTTTCCAGCTATTCGCTCAGCATCATTCCTATGTTTTTGTTGATGGGGCAATTTGCAACGCTGTCAGGCATGTCACAGGCCCTGTTCAAGGCCGCAGAAAGCTTTCTTGGCCACAGGCGGGGTGGTGTCGCGATGGCGGCTGTTGGGGCCTGCGCGGGTTTTGGTGCGATCTGTGGGTCGTCACTGGCCACCGCCGCGACCATGTCCAAGGTCGCGCTGCCCGAGCTGAAGCGATATGGGTATTCCGGTGGTTTCTCGACTGCCACATTGGCGGCTGGCGGCACGCTGGGTATTCTGATCCCGCCTTCGGTGATCCTGGTGATCTATGCGATCCTGACGGAACAGAATATTGCCAAGCTGTTTCTGGCTGCTTTCATTCCGGGCATCCTGGCGGCCATCGGATACATCATCACCATCTCGATCTATGTGCGCTTGAATCCAAAGTCGGCGGGGACGCGGCCTGCTGTCCCCATGGGCGAACGGTTCAAGGCGCTGGCCAATACCTGGCCCGTCTTGGTGATTTTCTTTATAGTGGTGGGTGGTATCTATCTGGGTTGGTTTACCCCAACCGAAGGATCAGCGATTGGTGCCGCCGGCACGGGGTTGGTGGCGCTGGTGTCAGGCAGCCTTAACTGGAGTATCTTGCGCGACAGCCTGCTTGGCACGGCGCGCACCACTGCGATGATCTTTTTCATTGTGTTGGGGGCGGCGTTCTATAACGGGTTTCTGGCGCTGTCTGGCGTGCCGCAGTTCATGGCCGATTGGGTTGTAACGCAAGGGTTCAGCCCGTTGTTGGTCATGTCGATGATCCTGATCTTTTATCTGATATTCGGCTGTCTGATGGACAGCCTGTCGATGATCCTGCTGACTGTGCCGATCTTTTTCCCGGTCATATCGGCGATGGATTTTGGCATGACGCCCGAACATCTGGCGATCTGGTTTGGTATACTGGTGCTGATCGTGGTCGAGGTGGGGTTGATCACGCCGCCGGTTGGGATGAACCTGTTCATCATCAATTCCATGGACCGCCAAACACCCATGACGGAAACCTACAAGGCGGTAATGTGGTTTGTCGGGTCTGACATCGTGCGGGTCATCATCCTTGTTCTGTTCCCTGCAATCACCTTGTTCCTGTTGCCGGAGTAG
- a CDS encoding TRAP transporter small permease gives MHRLIQTLARVTALAGGLVLIVLIIMTTFSIIGRSLNKLMHGDFFQQNLTGLAQWLLDLGVGEINGNYELLEAGVAFAIFSFLPICQLYGAHATVDIFTSFLPPRANRWIAAFWEIVLAAVILLIVNQLFGGMERYIRNGQTTFFLQFPVWWAYAFSFAAGLVACVTAVYCAAMRLGEAVMGRSILPSEHGGH, from the coding sequence ATGCACAGGTTGATCCAGACCCTTGCCCGCGTCACCGCTTTGGCCGGGGGGCTTGTGCTGATCGTTTTGATCATAATGACGACCTTTTCCATCATTGGCCGGTCGCTTAACAAGCTCATGCATGGCGACTTCTTTCAGCAGAATCTGACCGGGTTGGCGCAGTGGCTGCTGGATCTGGGCGTGGGGGAAATCAACGGCAACTACGAATTGCTGGAGGCCGGTGTTGCCTTTGCGATCTTCTCGTTCCTGCCGATCTGTCAGCTTTATGGGGCGCATGCGACTGTCGACATCTTCACCTCTTTCCTGCCGCCCCGTGCAAATCGCTGGATCGCCGCGTTTTGGGAAATCGTTCTGGCCGCGGTGATATTGCTGATCGTCAATCAATTGTTTGGCGGGATGGAACGCTATATCCGAAATGGTCAGACAACGTTCTTTTTGCAGTTCCCGGTCTGGTGGGCCTACGCCTTTAGTTTTGCCGCGGGCCTCGTGGCCTGTGTCACGGCGGTCTATTGCGCCGCGATGCGTCTGGGGGAGGCCGTGATGGGCCGCAGTATCCTGCCGTCCGAGCATGGGGGCCATTGA